The sequence below is a genomic window from Candidatus Krumholzibacteriota bacterium.
TCCTCGCTTGCACCGATTGCAAGAACAGGAACTACACGACGACGAAGAACAAGCGGAAGCATCCCGATCGGCTCGAGCATCGGAAGTACTGCCGTACCTGCGGGAAGCACACCGTAC
It includes:
- the rpmG gene encoding 50S ribosomal protein L33, whose product is MRELVILACTDCKNRNYTTTKNKRKHPDRLEHRKYCRTCGKHTVHKETR